CGCTCTCACCCGACACGAGACCGCTGACAATATTCGAGCCTGTAAGACGAAAGATTTTTGCGGTCCAAACTCAACTTATATTGGCTCCCATGATGCATTTGTACTCCTGCCCATAAGACCGCTCTCCGCGACATTCCTTGATGCCATTGACTACAGACCAGACATTGCGGGTGCGGAAAATGTGGTGATACGAGCGCTGAGGAAGGATGGGTTTGTTGTGAGAAATCCTTGCAAGATTCTGTTCATTTACCACAATCATTGCAGCAAAGCGAGAAACAAGAAGGGGAGACTAGTGCAAGGCATGAGATTAGAGCGATATCTCAACGTGACAAAAGGAATTGCGAGGTTCTCTGGCTTATGACTTTTAAAATTCGTGTGTATGGGGACACcatatacactcttttttaataagaagatttttttaaaaataagaacgTCCAACCTGAGTTTCAATAGTTGTAAGAGCTTGGCAAGGTACACACAAGCAGCgaattattgttttgttagtgTGAAATGAAGATTCAAATTGTGTCCATAATAAAATTCttaaatattattgctattgatcatttgtgcaATTCTCCAGGGTCTAGAAATATAAACGAAAATATAATAACTGGAAATTAGAcgctatatgaaaaaaaaaacaaacaaaaacaaaaaaacagtataaacGCAGTGTTGTGTTGGATTTAAATGGTCGCGCAGGTACCCTCTTGGCCGCCAAAAACTTTAAGGAAAAACGTTTGTAGTAAAAAAGTATagtttattttgaaataaatctCTTGTCATTTCGACTAACTATCAACCGGCTAACTAAGAGTTTTTAACCAAATACTTTACAAAAAATCAGAAGCTAATGAAACACAACATCAACCAAAAAAGACTGACttacataaaatatattttgaagtGAGAATATTATATCAACCAGATCGCCCGAAAAGCTCAGGTTCGCTCGTACACTTTCCgcgagcttgggctacctgtggtcatAGCATCCGCAGAAAACCAGCAGGCTCGAATATTATAATGTTTCCTgaaccaaaatggcggccaaaacATCTCAACAATTTTGTTCTAAACCAGACCTAATCCGTCAAGAATACAAGCGTTACAAGCGAAAAAAGCCCCCTCCAGACTTCAGCGAAGTCATAGACTTTAATGATCCACAAACCTTTCAAGGAAAGGTATCTGAATGGCCGTTAAAGTCGCTCCCTCATTCAGATTTCGGTTTAAAGTGCGCCCGCCAATGGCGAGCTTACCATTTAGACTGTCGTCCAGGACTGATTTTCATCGTGAATCCCTTTGTTTCTGGCGCTCAGCATTACTGGGCTCGTAGATGTTTGGAGGATTTTCCTCGAAAACCCAACATATCAAATCTGGATGCACATATGTCGATAGGTGATGATGACTGCATTTGGGCCTTGAGTAATAGGTACGCGGCACACACTAACATTACCTGAAAGCTCTATAGCACCCTTTTTGCTGCCAAAGTTTGAATGACTATGTGCGGTTCCAGAAAcacagatgttttttttgtgtgtgaagTTATaccaacccctcccccaaaaaattatCAAGCTTTCTGGGGTTGgcatacacctatttcgaataaggttgcactctgAGAATAGGTGTATCGTAACCCgtagtgcttcatgggtatcaagtaaaaAGGCAAATACAGTCGAAGCTCTCTGAGCgaccgctctcgtaagcgaccagccccgataacgaccacgatcacgaatcaccaattgaattgtcacacaacctctgtaattctaagctcttgtaagcgaccaacttatTGGTGCGAACAGCTctgttaacgaccacaatttcaaaacaccaactaagattttcttttatttttaagctctcATAAGTgaccacaatgatttttggctttataacatcagtcaacacctgataaacatcatatccaatgcatgctgaaatcacatataaagcggaaatgttgtaatgtttcacaaaagctgCCCTTCCAGTAGGCAACCATAAAAGAATttcataattttaattttctaacttcaatttcaaccatatgggattgacatttctttgtctcaagaaaatgtataatacaaggaatctctagtccattgccagctccacgattgatcctttttccagttacaatagccatccacTTGTTTGTTATGCACGCTTTAGAAATCGGCTAACCAAAGACGCCATGCGATCGTCGTAGACGCAGAAGATATTCTCATGACGAAAAGCTTAAGTCGTTGATATAAATGAGCATAACGAGCTACTTTGCGTAGaattaattgctattaaataaaacaactcactctcatgataagtcaaatacctagttttaaaataaaataatgaaccaaaatattacagcgttgttattatcacaatgacttttagattccattttaattaagctcccgtaagcgaccaacacctattgttcaagttttcGGCGCACAGTGGTCACTTAGGAGAGCTTCAACTGTAACcgtaaataaaattcaaatccaggtttcaaaagctttaAAATTCTTGTTCATGTTCTTATTAACCTGCAAAGGGGGTTCACATACAAGAATTCAGCCGTTAATATGCTACCCATGAATCATTGCGGGTtacaacacatggattctcaagTGCgatcttatttgaaataggtgtatgcaTGAGAAGCTTATGAAAAGAGGAAAGATGAATTGATGGGGGTGATTATCTACAAACAATCAACATACTGTATTGAATTGTCAATAATCTCCTGCAGGGGATTACATACAAGAAAGACATCATACGCACCTTTGCAGTCCCTGGACAAAGCaggccccaccccctccctattttcagatatttggctttaaGATGTTCACTATATTGAGTATCCCTATATCAAGGCTTAATTGTAGGTGTTGTTGTAATCATATCATCATAATCTTCATGAGCATACTCGTTGACTAATCTTTatcaaatttttattttcatcgaCAGTGGCAGCAGTGAGCATGTAAACCTGATTGATCGGCTGCGTTGGGTCCACCTTGGCTACCAGTTTGATTACAATGTAGTGGATTATAAACCAGAGAAATACTATGGCTTCCCTAAAGATCTTGGCGGCCTGATGCATCATCTGGCAGAGGCGATTGGCTACTTAGGGTACACCCCTGAGGCAGGCATTGTCAACTACTATCCTCTGAGTGCATCTATGGGGGGACACACTGACCACTATGAGTTAGATCTCTCCTGGCCTCTCATATCCGTCAGTTTTGGCCAATCTGCGGTATTTCTTATAGGGGGCAAGACAAAGGATGTTAAGCCTACAGGTACAGTGGAAAAATGTGTGCCAGAGTTCTGATGTTCCAGGGTTAGCTCTAGGTCAGACAGGCACATAGCCAGACCTTGCCATAAggttgagggggggggggggatgcgttGGCGTAGGTATCTTATGCAGAAAGTTTAAAGACTTGGCCATTCTTTGAAAGGAAAAGACCACTTTTTTGGTGGTCAAGGGCTGTGTGTTACACCCCTGTGCCCAACCCGAGCTCACTGTCCGGTGATGTTACAAGATTTTATTCTAGGTCAGGGGGTTATTTTAGGATGCTTTATCCTATATTGCAAGATCTGGCGAGCAAGGGGGAGAGGTGGTTAGAAGAACATTTACCCATCTTTTCCTTTACCCCTAaagcctggtttccatatagtCGTAACAGTCCTGAGGGTCGCAACAGTCCTTTAGAGTTTGCCGCTGGCATGAACACATGACTCGCAATGGTTATAGgtaattatattttgtttatggGCTGCAGAATTCTGAAGGAGTATCCCCTTTAACTGCCAATGGTAAtagaaaatgatttttttttgcagtcaactGATACAACCCTTACAACTGTTACAACTAAATGGAAACCAGGCTTAATAAAGGTTTCACATGTGCAGGGGTAGATCCAGAAGTTCcagaaaggggagggggggatggGTCAAGGGCTTCAAGAAAGGGTGGGCCAGCTTCTTTGTTCTTCAATagatttctttatatttcttgttatttttcagCAAAATCTCTAAAAATGGGGGAGAGCTGCtcggcccacccctagattcGCCCCTGATGTGTTATTAGCCTGTTGTGGTATCTTGAAATGAAGGAACGAATTCAATTCTGGCAATCTTTCTCCTTCATTTTTTTCACAGTACACACTTCTGTAAAATAATAGTGGCACAGTACCAAGCTTGTAGCCTGGATTTTAAGCGAGGTGGCTTGTCTACCCATTAAGCATTTTCTCTTAGTGGGTAACTATTCCTACCTCGCAGTGGTACTCAGTTTTCCATCCAGTCCagtggggtggttcttccgAACCTCTCGGACACCCTCTGGCCATGGGCCTGGAGTTAATCCATAATATTAtactgttgttattgtttttacagCTTTGTACATCAGAAGTGGGGACATACTGGTTATGTCTGGGGAAGCTCGTCTAGCTTTCCACGCTGTACCTAGAATAATACAAGTTCAAACAAAAGATAATATACCGGAAGGTTTGACATGGTCACATGGAATGCTGCCCGaagaacaaaaaacacacatgTGGACAACTACAGCAAGATCAGTGACAACTAAAACACATGATGGAGAACAGGACACAACAGAGCAGAAATCATATAAAGACAGCTGCTGTAATCCCAAGGCATTTTTAACTCAATCTCCACCTATGACAGAAGAGGAATGGTTGCCATTCGCAAAATATTTGTCCAGAACTAGGATTAATGTTAATGTAAGGCAGGTGCACTCTTTGGGGACAACAGTGAATAGTCCTCTACCCAAGGATGAGTAATAACAAGAAGATTTGAACACCAGGTTTATATAATTCAATGaatcaataaataaacaatCTAGTTGAAAAGCATCAAATaaatttccctgctagcagaggctttttttctctgtatttcgctgggctggagttcgcgaggaaaagatactctcttttcctcgcgaacgccagcacagtgaaatacagagaaaagaggcctctgctagcagaggcgTGAACGATTGTGCACCAAAATGGTATTCAAACTTACACAGTAGTACATTACCAAAGGCGCGGgtttttttgagctgaatgAAAACATGACGGAAGAGCTGCCCAGATTCGCTCTCCTCGAAGGAACAATTGATAACTTTATAAATgaccaagaaaacaaaaacacccgAGCAAAGACAGACAGAGACATACTCTTACTCAAGTCGTTTCTTCAATAGAAGGAAGAGTCGAAGAAATGCCACCTGCCGAGCTCGACGAGTTGCTCAGTGAATTCATATTTACTGTGCGAACAAAGAAGGGAAAAGACTACTCGAGCCCGCTTGTGGAAAAGACTTCGCGTCCTCTCCAGTTCTGACGAAGACTGATTTTCCTATATactaatatattttcaaagaaaCATTCTCAACTATGTATTGAAATATTGAACATTCTGTTTAGGTATCTTATTTTCGTATTTAGGGAAAACATTTAATTCCACGAAAATGTTTTGTCAAACATGTTGGCGCGTTTATCGGCAAAGTTAAGATTTTGTTCGACGCAAGAAAATATATCCGGGTTTATGAATTCTATGATctttaaatgattttttaagTTAAAGAAAATGTATTCGCGTCATTTCTATGCCCTTTTTTTCAAGTAAAGTCACTCTAAAAATTAAAACGCGTCTTGCTTTGTGTTTACTGCTTTTCCACTCAAATGGCTTCCTGGTTTTGACTGAATTTGccacaggaaaaaaaatctcaGTATGTATggaataaaaacattacaccATGGAAAGTGCTTGAACTATTTCAATTGACTCGTCACTTTGCACCAAAAAACTCACTCGTTCGCTGCACTCACTCGTTCGTTTTTTATGCTGCGCAACTCATGAATAAAAATAGTTCGCCCGCACTTCCCATAGAATAATCTTTGTATACTAAGACGAATGAAGCGGTACGAGTGCGTTAACTTGGCTTTTTTTACCCACGACCACTCCCACTTTTTTATGGACTCCATTGTAGGCTCTGCATTTTTTTAGCCTTAGGTAATATTTAATCTACCGTAAGGTCGATTATGTTGTACATGACGTGCGCTAAGAGAGATAATCGGCTGATCATTATCTCATTACTCTATCTACAAATCAATAGCTTTTCTAGGTAGCAGTTTTTGATCCATTGTGTTGTCAAAAGCTTTCCTAAGAACCTAGCTAAGCGTGAATGATTTTTTCACTAGCACGGGCGGGATAAGAGGCCTAGCTGTTCATCACGCCTTTGTTTTGTACTTCACAGAATCAACTCCTCCATCTAGTTCCACCTCGTTAGCCGAGCCAGTGTAATAGCTACGTGGCGAACTCGCGGAAAATCCCGCACAGCGGGCCAGACGTTCGGGACAACACCCCATGCACCCACGGGACTGCTCTCGCTTTTCCAAATAAGAACCGATTGAATTTAGTACGCTTGACGCGAAGCTCAACCCAATAATCATTAATACTAATCGAAGCCAGATCCAACCCGCAGACTTGGAATGCTCCCCCGGAACTATGTCGCCGTAACCAATAGTAGTGTAGGTTATAAAATAGGCGTAAACTCCTTCCAAAAATGGCCCCTCCGCTGCTTTGTAGAAGCCACCGCTGATGAGGACCACAAGGCAGAACTGCACGAACGTGAAGAAAACGCACTTTGCCTCGAGATCGGATACACTTTCCCGTCCAAGGCATCCTGTTTCAATGCGTTTTATCAAGCCCGAGACGGCCTTGTACTGAGCCTTGCCGGTGGCTTGTAGGAGCAGGGCagccacaggtatcccaaacAATGCGTAGAATATACAGAACATTCTCCCACCAGTGGTTTGAGGGGTTATAGTGCCATACCCTGCAAGATAAATTTTGACGTTAAAATCAAACTTGATGTCTTAATAGACACTCTTGTAAAAAATATGGAGGCCCTAGCAGAGTTTACGCGCCTATTGAAATTCCCTATACAAACTGCTAACAAATGCAtaccctttttttttgtttttggctacCAGAGTCTCCAAGCTTCACTTCATACGGCGGTAAAGACCAGAACGACTGCCGCCGCTTCTATGAACCTCTGGTTCTTGACTAAAGTATTGCTTTTGGGATAAGGCTAAGATGTTTaatgaaatttttatttacctgAAGAAGACGACACACAAATGACAtgggtagggggaggggggcttatCCATCTAAATGTCTAGCTGTTGTTGATATCGGCGTGTTCTTCACGATATTAATTTCTATTTGCCGCAACATAACTGACGAAGTTTTATATTTCTTAACATTGTGTATGAAAGGATTATAACATAAATGTACTGATCTTGAATCTTTGGAAATAAACTGTTGCCTGTTCTTGAACTGGATTTGTAGTAGTGTTCTAAAACCATTGCAGTAACTCACTAACTGGATCCGAGCTATCAGCCATTAATTTATAATAAAGTAGGAATAGAAGGCAGATTGAACGTTCGTCCATGTAGAAAGCGCCGGGCCTTTCTTAATCGTTTAAAATATCATCACTTACCGATAGTCGTCACCGTTTGCAACACAAATGCAAATGAGTTCTTATAAGACCACTCGGTCGGACTTTGGAAAGCGTCTAAAGCTCTAGCAACGAAGTTTTCGAACTCTTGGTTGGTCATATTAAACCTGCGAGTCGTGTTCAGTCTTAGCTCCTCCTGATTCTCCTTGCTCTTTGCAGCCTCTACCTTTTGATGAGGTCCCTCGATCGCCATGAAGGATACCATGCCAATGCTCAAATAGACGATAAACAGAACAAAGCGAAGCAAGATGTTTCCCAGTATCATCGTTTTTAGGGTTCGTTTGTTGGCTGCTACGGCTTCTAGTGGCTAT
The sequence above is a segment of the Nematostella vectensis chromosome 2, jaNemVect1.1, whole genome shotgun sequence genome. Coding sequences within it:
- the LOC5515777 gene encoding potassium channel subfamily K member 9 — encoded protein: MILGNILLRFVLFIVYLSIGMVSFMAIEGPHQKVEAAKSKENQEELRLNTTRRFNMTNQEFENFVARALDAFQSPTEWSYKNSFAFVLQTVTTIGYGTITPQTTGGRMFCIFYALFGIPVAALLLQATGKAQYKAVSGLIKRIETGCLGRESVSDLEAKCVFFTFVQFCLVVLISGGFYKAAEGPFLEGVYAYFITYTTIGYGDIVPGEHSKSAGWIWLRLVLMIIGLSFASSVLNSIGSYLEKREQSRGCMGCCPERLARCAGFSASSPRSYYTGSANEVELDGGVDSVKYKTKA
- the LOC5515776 gene encoding nucleic acid dioxygenase ALKBH1 codes for the protein MAAKTSQQFCSKPDLIRQEYKRYKRKKPPPDFSEVIDFNDPQTFQGKVSEWPLKSLPHSDFGLKCARQWRAYHLDCRPGLIFIVNPFVSGAQHYWARRCLEDFPRKPNISNLDAHMSIGDDDCIWALSNSGSSEHVNLIDRLRWVHLGYQFDYNVVDYKPEKYYGFPKDLGGLMHHLAEAIGYLGYTPEAGIVNYYPLSASMGGHTDHYELDLSWPLISVSFGQSAVFLIGGKTKDVKPTALYIRSGDILVMSGEARLAFHAVPRIIQVQTKDNIPEGLTWSHGMLPEEQKTHMWTTTARSVTTKTHDGEQDTTEQKSYKDSCCNPKAFLTQSPPMTEEEWLPFAKYLSRTRINVNVRQVHSLGTTVNSPLPKDE